In Candidatus Methylomirabilota bacterium, a single window of DNA contains:
- a CDS encoding DUF3891 family protein — MIRRPYDNGWVVISQMDHAQLSGALMARWGNETFASPTPEAEVIFAISEHDNGWDEWERAAEIHPETGYPLQFNELRFEPFSAIWRRGTERHRKTHPYASLILALHAASLARRRLEKASRPHEGQEGDRFLGEEWPDTEAARLRAFIFEMEQLRIALFDAVMAESQRKREELQVECKANFRLLQVGDFVSLELCCGLCEPFTIDQVPALGGGRSLSVQFEPVSKDTVAVSPYPFSQPDVTVAVPGRILRQKVFTSREELRIHLERADPIHLSFCFRPA, encoded by the coding sequence GTGATCCGACGGCCATACGACAACGGCTGGGTCGTGATCAGCCAGATGGATCATGCTCAGCTGTCCGGAGCGCTGATGGCCCGGTGGGGAAATGAGACCTTCGCCTCCCCGACCCCGGAGGCAGAGGTGATTTTCGCCATCTCGGAGCATGACAACGGCTGGGACGAATGGGAGCGGGCCGCCGAGATTCACCCCGAAACCGGCTATCCGCTGCAGTTCAACGAACTTCGTTTCGAGCCTTTCAGTGCTATTTGGCGTCGTGGGACCGAGCGTCATCGAAAGACTCACCCGTACGCTTCTCTCATTCTTGCCCTCCACGCCGCGAGCCTGGCACGTCGCCGGCTGGAGAAGGCCTCGAGACCGCACGAAGGCCAGGAAGGTGACCGCTTTCTCGGAGAGGAGTGGCCCGACACGGAGGCGGCCAGGCTTCGCGCGTTCATTTTCGAGATGGAACAGCTTCGGATAGCGCTGTTTGATGCAGTCATGGCCGAGTCACAGCGGAAGCGCGAGGAGCTCCAGGTCGAATGCAAAGCCAACTTCCGCCTCCTTCAGGTGGGTGATTTCGTTTCGCTCGAGTTGTGCTGTGGGCTTTGCGAGCCTTTCACTATCGATCAGGTGCCGGCTCTGGGTGGGGGCCGTTCCCTTTCCGTGCAGTTCGAGCCGGTCAGTAAGGATACCGTTGCGGTGAGTCCCTATCCCTTTTCGCAGCCTGACGTGACGGTGGCCGTCCCAGGCCGGATCCTCCGTCAAAAGGTCTTTACCTCTCGGGAGGAGCTTCGCATCCATCTGGAAAGGGCCGATCCCATACACCTGTCGTTTTGCTTCAGGCCGGCATAG
- a CDS encoding radical SAM protein, giving the protein MLSGIGARTRFEPSYLALYRSGELEHRAEQAVKMLECCTACPRNCEINRLQDEKMACKTGRYATVSSYFAHVGEEDCLRGWNGSGTIFFSMCNLRCVFCQNYDISQQEQGKETRPERLAEMMLELQEKGCHNINFVTPEHVVPQVLEALPFAVGMGLRLPLVYNTSAYDSLESLRHLDGVVDIYMPDFKFWDPDVSKRLMKAKDYPEAARAAITEMYRQVGDLTFDEDGLARRGLLVRHLVMPGDLAGTRNVMRFLARDVSPRTYVNIMAQYRPAGQVGPEKYSEINRRTTAEECQQAIHVACEEGLTRFDTRHSITPRLRIQQVRFN; this is encoded by the coding sequence ATGCTTTCAGGGATTGGTGCAAGAACTCGGTTTGAGCCGAGCTACCTGGCCCTGTACCGGTCCGGCGAACTCGAGCACCGGGCGGAGCAGGCCGTCAAGATGCTGGAGTGCTGCACCGCCTGTCCCCGCAACTGCGAGATCAATCGCCTTCAGGACGAAAAGATGGCGTGCAAGACGGGTCGGTACGCCACTGTGTCGAGCTATTTCGCCCATGTTGGCGAAGAGGACTGCCTTCGCGGCTGGAACGGCAGCGGGACCATTTTCTTCTCGATGTGTAACCTCCGTTGCGTCTTTTGCCAGAATTACGATATCAGTCAGCAGGAGCAGGGGAAAGAGACCCGTCCGGAACGCCTCGCGGAGATGATGCTCGAGCTTCAGGAGAAGGGCTGCCACAACATCAATTTTGTGACGCCAGAGCATGTGGTTCCTCAAGTCTTGGAGGCGCTCCCCTTCGCAGTCGGGATGGGCCTGCGACTGCCTCTGGTCTATAACACCAGTGCATACGATTCGCTGGAGAGCCTCCGGCACCTGGATGGGGTCGTCGACATCTATATGCCCGACTTCAAGTTCTGGGACCCCGACGTGTCCAAGCGACTCATGAAGGCCAAAGACTATCCGGAGGCTGCCAGGGCGGCCATCACAGAGATGTACCGGCAGGTGGGGGACCTCACCTTCGACGAGGACGGGCTAGCCCGGCGGGGGTTGTTAGTGCGGCATTTGGTGATGCCAGGGGACTTGGCCGGAACCCGAAATGTGATGCGATTCCTGGCTCGGGATGTTTCGCCCCGCACCTATGTCAATATCATGGCTCAATATCGTCCCGCAGGACAGGTGGGTCCAGAAAAGTACTCGGAAATCAACCGCCGTACTACGGCAGAGGAATGTCAGCAAGCGATCCACGTGGCCTGTGAGGAGGGGCTTACCCGATTTGATACACGCCACAGCATCACGCCTCGCCTCCGCATCCAACAAGTGCGGTTCAATTGA
- a CDS encoding class II fumarate hydratase — MVGDTYRLERDSMGEVKVPAKAYYGAQTQRAVENFPVSGIRFPRDFIQALGMIKLCAARVNLDLGLLDRKIAEAIIQAAQEVVEGKLDGEFVLDIFQTGSGTSTNMNANEVISNRAIELLGGQIGSKSPVHPNDHVNLGQSSNDVIPTAIHLAALQVVERELLPALRKLHEALLMKAAEFDRVVKIGRTHLQDATPVRLGQEFGGYARQIELAVARVEQIRPSLAELALGGTAVGTGINTHPDFPGGVIRYLAEMTRLPLAEAKNHFAAQGSLDAVVEASGALKTVAVSLTKIANDVRWLGSGPRCGIGEISLPAIQPGSSIMPGKVNPVISEAVIQVAAQVIGNDAAITVGGYGGYFELNTMMPVMAHNLLQSIALLGSVSRIFVDKCLAGIRVDEARCAELIEQSLAMCTALAPVIGYDAAAKIAKESYETGKTIRQVALEHQILPEEELKRILDPWGMTERGIVGHGEK, encoded by the coding sequence ATGGTCGGGGACACGTATCGTCTCGAACGGGACTCGATGGGGGAAGTGAAAGTTCCCGCCAAAGCCTATTACGGGGCGCAGACGCAACGAGCTGTGGAGAACTTTCCTGTGAGCGGGATCCGGTTCCCCCGGGACTTTATCCAAGCGCTGGGGATGATCAAGCTCTGTGCAGCGAGGGTGAACCTCGACCTCGGGCTCTTGGATCGGAAGATCGCCGAAGCCATCATCCAAGCCGCGCAGGAGGTGGTGGAGGGAAAGTTGGATGGGGAGTTCGTCCTTGACATCTTCCAGACCGGCTCTGGTACCTCGACGAACATGAATGCTAACGAGGTGATTTCTAACCGGGCCATCGAACTGCTGGGGGGCCAGATCGGCAGCAAGAGTCCTGTCCATCCCAACGATCATGTGAATCTGGGCCAGTCGTCGAACGATGTGATTCCGACTGCCATCCACCTGGCCGCGTTACAAGTGGTGGAGCGAGAACTCCTTCCCGCCCTACGTAAGCTCCACGAGGCCCTCCTTATGAAGGCTGCGGAATTTGACCGGGTGGTCAAGATTGGCCGGACCCACTTGCAGGATGCAACCCCTGTTCGGCTGGGGCAAGAGTTCGGCGGCTATGCCAGACAGATAGAGCTTGCCGTTGCGCGGGTCGAACAGATCCGCCCCTCATTGGCGGAACTGGCCCTGGGCGGCACCGCCGTGGGCACGGGTATCAACACGCATCCGGATTTTCCCGGTGGCGTCATTCGGTACCTGGCCGAGATGACGCGGCTCCCGCTCGCCGAGGCCAAGAATCATTTCGCGGCCCAGGGGAGCCTGGATGCAGTCGTCGAGGCGAGTGGGGCGCTCAAGACCGTGGCGGTAAGCCTGACGAAGATTGCCAATGACGTCCGCTGGCTTGGATCGGGTCCGCGGTGTGGCATCGGCGAGATCTCCCTCCCCGCTATCCAGCCCGGCTCCTCGATCATGCCTGGCAAGGTCAATCCGGTGATTTCGGAAGCCGTTATCCAGGTGGCGGCGCAGGTGATCGGCAACGATGCCGCCATAACCGTCGGAGGCTACGGCGGCTACTTTGAACTCAACACGATGATGCCGGTCATGGCCCATAATCTCTTGCAGTCCATTGCCCTGCTCGGGAGTGTCTCCCGGATCTTTGTAGACAAGTGTCTCGCGGGTATCCGCGTCGATGAGGCTCGGTGTGCCGAGCTGATCGAGCAGTCGCTCGCGATGTGCACCGCTCTCGCCCCCGTCATCGGGTACGATGCGGCGGCGAAGATTGCCAAGGAAAGCTATGAAACGGGCAAGACGATACGGCAGGTGGCGTTAGAGCACCAGATCCTTCCCGAGGAGGAGCTGAAGCGGATCCTGGATCCTTGGGGCATGACGGAGCGAGGGATTGTAGGCCATGGCGAGAAGTGA